The Deinococcus puniceus genome segment GGGAATGTCGCATCAAAGTAACTCTCTGCTTCTCCAATTACATAAAAATCAACGTCTACAATTTGGAGTGGGCCTATACTACTCAGTGGAGCACCGATTTTCTGAACTCGTCTTGCTTCACCGGCACAAGAAATGTAAGCACCAATCTCCGGAGTTTTTAAATAGACAGTGATGTTTTTATCCTTGAAGATCGGTAAAGAGTAGCCGCCCTCCCGCTTGAAACGGGCATCGCGTTGGTCATCGGTAAGGGTTGTGTCTAGTGTTGTTGCTATGGCCGCCTGACAGATCGTTGAATGACGTTCCGGTGAGATCGTGTTGTAAAAGAGATTGCTCGGAACGGTTCTGGTGAGGGGCTGAGCGGCAGCATAGCTAAGCATGAGCCAAACAACGAGGGCAACGAGGCGGATCATGATGCTTCAACCATACCGTCATCTGGCGTAAAACCGCTCCCCACAACTTTCCAGCGAGGCTCTACCACCTACTCCACCACTCACACTTCTTCCGCCGCCCACACCTCTTCCGGAGTCTCGCGCCGACGCATCAGCTTCAGTTCGCCGCCCTCCCAGAGCACCTCGGCGGGGCGGGAGCGGGTCAGGTAATTGCTGCTCATGCCCGCGCCATACGCTCCGGCCTCATGAATCGCCAACAGGTCGCCGCGTTTGGGGGTGGGCAGGGTCACGTCCCGCGCCAACAGGTCGCCACTTTCGCAGGCTGGCCCGGCCACGTCCCACACGGTTTCCTCTGCCCCCTCCCACAGCGCCGACACCGGATGCGCCGCGCCGTACAGCATGGGCCGCAGCAATTCGGTCATGCCCGCGTCGACCAGCACAAAGTTTCGCCCGGTGTGTTTGGTGCCCACCACCCGTGTCAGCAGCGTTCCGGCCTGAGCCACCAGGTAGCGGCCCGGTTCCACCCACAGGTCTGCCCCAAAGACCTCCGCCACCGCCCACGCTTCCCGCGCAATGCCGGGCAGGTCGGCGTTCAGGCCCCAGCCGCCGCCCGCGTCCAGCACGGCCAGCGGGCCAGTCTCGGCACGCAGGTCGGCCAGCCGCGCAAAGGCCGCCGTGAAATCCT includes the following:
- the lysA gene encoding diaminopimelate decarboxylase — protein: MSLSPTDTPQHAPEHLHRAAAQYGTPLYLYDAAELDAALGRVRSAFGAARVYYAMKANPNLTLLRRLQAAGVGFECVSAGEIARAERVGAGGETLLVNGPAKSDAEYAAGARLGATFIVDRAEEVGLLPPHSRALVRVNPALDISTHDHLATGAAHSKFGVTLAQAPAVLQALREAGHTALGLHVHIGSAIRNAQDFTAAFARLADLRAETGPLAVLDAGGGWGLNADLPGIAREAWAVAEVFGADLWVEPGRYLVAQAGTLLTRVVGTKHTGRNFVLVDAGMTELLRPMLYGAAHPVSALWEGAEETVWDVAGPACESGDLLARDVTLPTPKRGDLLAIHEAGAYGAGMSSNYLTRSRPAEVLWEGGELKLMRRRETPEEVWAAEEV